CTTGTAGGCCAGCCACAGAAGGTAGAGGACCGAGACAACCTTGAGGATGCTGCCCAGCACCGGCACGGCCTCGAACAGCGCCATCAGCCCGAGCCCGACCAGCAGGGCCATCAGCGAGACGCCTCCGGCGATGCCCAGCATGTGCGGCACCGTCCGCCGGAAGCCGAAATTTGCCCCGGACGCCATCAGCATCAGGTTGTTCGGCCCGGGCGTGACGGTGGTGACGAAGGCGAAGCCCAGAAGAGCGGCGAGAATCGTGGAGGTCATGATCTGTCCTTGATCGGGATGGACGGCTGCCACTCTAGGGCTTGCCACGTGCAATGTTTCGTCGAATGTTGATCTTGTGGAGGCTCGGACGCAACGATCGGCGGCAATGGACGCTGTAGACGAGAAGATATTGCGTGAACTGGCGCACAATTCCCGGATCAGCAACGTTCAACCGGCCGAGCGGGTGAACCTCTCGCCCTCGCCCTGCCTGCGCCGTGTGGCGGAGCTGGAGAGGAGCGGGGTCATCCGGGGCTACGGCGTCCGGACTGACCCGGAGCTGACCGGGCGCGGCTTCGCCGTCTATGTGATGGTCGGCCTCTCCTCCCATACCAAGGCGGCGCAGGAAGGTTTCGAGCGCGCCATGGCCATCGCGCCCGAGGTGGCCGAATGTCACAATATCGCGGGGGCCTTCGAGTATCTTCTCCGCGTCGAATGCGCGAGCCTGGCCGACTACAAGCGTTTCCACACCGAGGTGCTGGGCACGCGCTCCCACGTCAATGCGATCACCTCCTACATCGTCATGGGCTCGCCCAAGGATGTCCGGGCGTGATCAGGCGCTGAACGGCAGGATTGCGGCGGAGCCCCCGGCCTCCAGGACGAGCCTCCGGCCCGGCTTCAGCGCGGCGACGAAGGCTTCGTCGTGGCTGACGGCGAGCACGGCCCCGTCATAGGCGGCCAGGGCAGCCTCCAGTGCCGCGATACCATCGAGGTCCAGGTGGTTCGTCGGCTCGTCCAGGATCAGCAGCATCGGCGGGGGCGTGGCGCCCAGGGCGCAGGCCAGCCCGGCGCGCAGGCGCTCGCCGCCGCTGAGCTCGCCGGCGCGCCTGAGCGCGTCGGCAGACCGGAAGCCGAACCGCGCCAGAGCCTCATGCGCCAGATGCGGATAGCGGCCGGGGTTCAGGCGCAGGAAATTCTCGCGCAGGCTGTCCTCCGGCTGCAGGAGGCTCTGATGCTGGTCGAGCAGGGCCCAGGACACGTCAAGCGACAGCCGGCCCGATTGCGGGACGATCTGCCCGGTGATCATCTTCAGAAGCGTGGACTTGCCGCTGCCGTTCGCGCCGCCGATCAGCAGCCGCTCCGGCCCCTCCATGACCAGCGTCAGGCCCTGGATGACGGGGCGCGCCGGGTCGTAGCCGCCGGTGAGCCCGTCGAGCCGCAGCACGGTCTTCCCGTGGGCAAGCCTCGTCGGCGGCAGCCCCATGCGCAGCGGCTGCAGGATCTCGATCTTCTCGCGTGCGGCCGCCACCGCCGCTTCGGCGGCCTCGCGCCTCGCGTCCCGCAGGCGCACGCCCGCGCCGCCCGAGGCCTCGGCCCGGCCCTTGGCCGCATCCAGCAGGATCTTCGGCTGGCCTCCGTTGGCCCGCGCCCGATGCCCGGCGCCGTCCTTGCGGGCCTTGCGTTCGGTGGCAGTCTGGGCGCGGCGGGCGGCTTCCCTGCTGGCCCGCTCGGCATGGGCGAGGTCATGGGCAGCCGCATCGAGTTCAGCTGCCTTACGCTGGCGATACGCGCTGTAGTTGCCCCCGTAGCGGACGGCCTTCAGCGACGTCAGCTCGACAACGGCGTCCATCTCCTCGAGAAGCTCGCGGTCATGGCTGGCGACGATCGCGGCGCCGGACCAGCCCCGCAGCAGATCGATCACGGCGGCGCGCCCGTCCCGATCCAGGTTGTTGGTCGGCTCGTCCAGCAGCAGGATGTCCGGCCGCTGGAAGGCAAGAGCGGCGAGCGCCGCGCGGCTGCGCTGACCGCCCGAGAGACTGACGAGCGGCGCCTGCGGATCTGTGCACAGACCGAGCTGCAGAAGCGCGGCGTCCACGCGGGCGGGCAGTGACCAATCCACCTCTGCCAACTCGGACGCGCTGGCCAGCCCCGCCTCGGCTCGCGCCAGGATCTCGAGCGCCGCGCCTATCCCGAAGAGGTCGGCAATGGTGTCGTCCGGGTCTCGCAACGCATCCTGCCGCATGACCGCTAGCGTGCCCACGAGCTGCACCTGGCCGGCTGTGGGACGAAGCTCGCCCGCAATCAGGCGCAGCAGCGTGCTCTTGCCGCTGCCGTTGCGACCCACCAGGCCGGTGCGCTCCGGCCCGAAGGTCAGGCTGAGGTCGGTGAAAAGCGGCGATTCTTCAGGCGTAAGCCAGGACAGGCCGGACAGGGTGACGGATGACGACATGGTGCAGGACTTCTCGCAGCGAAACCGGAAGGGCGGTGGCGGCGAGGTTCAGGTCCATGTCGAGTCTGTCTCCGGTCTTGATGACAAGGAAGGTAAGAGAGCGGCACCGGCTTTGCAATGCGATCGCCGCGAGAGGCTGTCATCACCCTCGATCGTGTCGTAGAAGCGTCAAAAAGATGAAGGTTCAATCATGCAGCGCCCTTTTGCCGCTCTTCTCGCTCTCACTGTCGCCACCGGATGCGCGGTTGGTTCGGGTGCAGTCGTCCAGGGTGCCGGGCTTGACGACCTTTTGAAGCTCCGCGAGGGTCCGGGCCTCGAACATGCCATCATCATCGGCCTGCCCGACGGCACGCGCCTCACCCGTCAGAAATGTGTCCCGAACAACGGCCGGGTCTGGTGCCGGGTCTTCCTGACTGACAAGCCCAGTGTGTCGGGCTATGTTTCAGCTGAGTATCTGGCGCATCGCTGATAACTGCATCGACTTTAGGTGGCACACCGGCCCATAGCGGCCGGTCGAGGAGGGAAGGACGCTGCGGTGCGGCTTCCCGAAGCCGGCCGTTGGTGCAGGGCGCAGCTAGATCGACCACGCAGCATCTGCTTCTGCGGAAGATAGCTGCCGTTCTCGTGGGTGCCGCGGCTGCATCTATGAGATCTCCGCTATCGGTCAAAGAGTCGACGCACTGCGAAGGAAGAGCATCGGCAAGAGCCGATGCACCTTGCGTTCCGAAATTGTTAGCCTCTACATGTCGGGAAGAAATTATGTTGGGAGCGTTCCTATGCTCAGAGAGATTCAGTTTGAAAACTGGAAAAGCTACAAGAAAGCATCAATGCTCTTCGACCAATTGACGTTTCTTATTGGAACTAATGCTAGTGGAAAGTCCAATGCACTTGATGCGCTTGAGTTTCTTTCGCGCATTTCGTCTGCTTCGGACATCACATCTGCCATTGTTGGGGACTCCAACACAGTCAACCTCCGAGGTGGACTTGAGTGGATAACTTACGAAGGAGCAAAAAACTTTACCATTACTGCAAGTGTTAGCGGTGAGGACGAGAAGACAGATTATGAGTATTCGATAACAGTTTCTATCGACGGTAATACTGCAGAGCTCGAAAATGAAGAACTTGTAAGAGTTAGATATCAAGGCAATGCGCAAAGACGTTTGAGGCTTTTCTGGACCGACGCGCCAGACGGTGGAGCTCCAGGTATTACGGCCAGACTTTACAACACGAAATCGGGCACTAAGCAACCGATGCGCCGCAATCTGTCTGTCCTCTCTCAACTAGAGATATATGAGATGAGAGAGGAGATCAAAGTGGCGGTTGATCATGTGCTTCAGACGATGCGATCTATATTCATTCTCGACCCTAATCCCTCTTCGATGCGCGCTTACTCTCGCCCTTCAGAACATCTTAACAGGGACGGTTCTAATGTGGCCGGCGTATTGGCCGCACTGCCCGATAAGAGAAAAAAAATTGTTGAAGATTTGATATCTAGATATGCAGCTAAGATTCCAGAAAAGGATATCACTCGCGTATGGGCAGAAACTGTTGATCGTCACGGAGTTGACGCGATGCTCTACTGCACGGAGCGGTGGAACGCGAAGCGAACTCTTGAGATGGATGCGAGAGGTTTATCAGATGGAACGCTTCGCTTCATATCTGTGATGGTGGCGCTTTTGACACAACCTGAGCGGTCAATGATCGTTGTTGAGGAGATTGACAACGGGCTTCATCCGTCGAGGGCAATGGACCTTCTGTCTGCAATACAAGATCTGGGATCGAAACGAAAAATCGATTTACTTGTTACGACCCACAATGTTGCCCTTCTCGACGCGCTGCCACCAAAAATGATAAAGTCGGTTGCGGTCGCTACAAGAAATTCCTCCTCTGGAGCTAGTGAAATCACTATTCTTGAGGACCTGCCGCATCTATCTCGATTGATAGCCGAAGGATCGCTTGGTCAGCTTGCAGCCCGTGGAAAAATCGAGGAGTCTATAAAGGCGCAGGTGAGAAATGCCTGAACTCATCGCCGTTGTAGATACTGGAGTTCTCTGCTGTTGGCTTGAGGTTCCTGGCAAGGAGACTGCTGGATCGGGCGCAGATCGTTGGGATGCAAATCGTGCGAGGTCTGCGGTAGACGAAGTAATCAGGCGATCTGGAACCCTGATTTTGCCGCTTTCTGTAACGATAGAGACGGCGAATCATATTGCTCAAGCGGCCCAGTCGCGTCGGGCAAAAGCGCAGCAATTATTCGACCGGGTAGTTGCATCGATGAACGGGACTCACCCTTGGAAGCGTTTTGATGAGTCTCAACGGCTATGGACGAGTAGTTGGTATACACAAGCTCAACGAGAGTGGCCAGATTTCGCTGACCGAGGCATTGGCCTAGCAGATTACTCTATAGCGGGCATTTCGCGATACTTCTTTGAGGTAGGATCCGAAGTTGTGACGTTGACCACTGACCGTTTACTAGCGGCCGAGGTAGGTCATCTTGTTCCGGTCGAGAAGACCAGGAGACGGCCGAGGCGATGAGGCTAGATCTAAACAGCTCTGCCCTTGAATGTCTGCGAAGGCCTCTGGGGCACTAACTTTACGCAGTGCGCACCGATGTCAGGTAAGACAACCAATCGGTCATTTCCGGTGACGAACCCAAATTTTATATTTTAGAGGTTCGATCGCTCCCTGCACTGCGCGCCAGTGAAGGAACAGAGCTCTTCTTGATTAGACTAAGTGTCCGCCTTGCGCTGATGCCGCAGTCGCAATGCCGCACCGCAGTCGGTCTGCTTTCCGCCCTTCGTGTCGACGAGGAGCGGGCGGCGCTTCCGAACTTCCAGCCACAGCTCCGGCAAGTTGGGTGTGGGGCTACGCCAACGGACGGATGCGCTGGAGCAGCGCCGACAGGCAAGCCTGGCAGTCGCTGACGTGCGAAGCACGTGGCACCAAGTTCATTTTCGGAATC
Above is a genomic segment from Paracoccus aestuarii containing:
- a CDS encoding Lrp/AsnC family transcriptional regulator codes for the protein MDAVDEKILRELAHNSRISNVQPAERVNLSPSPCLRRVAELERSGVIRGYGVRTDPELTGRGFAVYVMVGLSSHTKAAQEGFERAMAIAPEVAECHNIAGAFEYLLRVECASLADYKRFHTEVLGTRSHVNAITSYIVMGSPKDVRA
- a CDS encoding ABC-F family ATP-binding cassette domain-containing protein; translated protein: MSSSVTLSGLSWLTPEESPLFTDLSLTFGPERTGLVGRNGSGKSTLLRLIAGELRPTAGQVQLVGTLAVMRQDALRDPDDTIADLFGIGAALEILARAEAGLASASELAEVDWSLPARVDAALLQLGLCTDPQAPLVSLSGGQRSRAALAALAFQRPDILLLDEPTNNLDRDGRAAVIDLLRGWSGAAIVASHDRELLEEMDAVVELTSLKAVRYGGNYSAYRQRKAAELDAAAHDLAHAERASREAARRAQTATERKARKDGAGHRARANGGQPKILLDAAKGRAEASGGAGVRLRDARREAAEAAVAAAREKIEILQPLRMGLPPTRLAHGKTVLRLDGLTGGYDPARPVIQGLTLVMEGPERLLIGGANGSGKSTLLKMITGQIVPQSGRLSLDVSWALLDQHQSLLQPEDSLRENFLRLNPGRYPHLAHEALARFGFRSADALRRAGELSGGERLRAGLACALGATPPPMLLILDEPTNHLDLDGIAALEAALAAYDGAVLAVSHDEAFVAALKPGRRLVLEAGGSAAILPFSA
- a CDS encoding SH3 domain-containing protein; the encoded protein is MQRPFAALLALTVATGCAVGSGAVVQGAGLDDLLKLREGPGLEHAIIIGLPDGTRLTRQKCVPNNGRVWCRVFLTDKPSVSGYVSAEYLAHR
- a CDS encoding AAA family ATPase: MSGRNYVGSVPMLREIQFENWKSYKKASMLFDQLTFLIGTNASGKSNALDALEFLSRISSASDITSAIVGDSNTVNLRGGLEWITYEGAKNFTITASVSGEDEKTDYEYSITVSIDGNTAELENEELVRVRYQGNAQRRLRLFWTDAPDGGAPGITARLYNTKSGTKQPMRRNLSVLSQLEIYEMREEIKVAVDHVLQTMRSIFILDPNPSSMRAYSRPSEHLNRDGSNVAGVLAALPDKRKKIVEDLISRYAAKIPEKDITRVWAETVDRHGVDAMLYCTERWNAKRTLEMDARGLSDGTLRFISVMVALLTQPERSMIVVEEIDNGLHPSRAMDLLSAIQDLGSKRKIDLLVTTHNVALLDALPPKMIKSVAVATRNSSSGASEITILEDLPHLSRLIAEGSLGQLAARGKIEESIKAQVRNA